TATAGTAATCTAGCTAGATGGTTGTGGGAAAATTTTCCTTGAACTTGCAGTATCAAAACGCAACGTATGCTTATCTATGAGGAtataggatttttttttgtccccAAAACTTTCTCCTTTAGCTCTTTTCGTTCGTTatcagaatttaattaattcgaCGAATGTTATCAGGAGGACTTTTGGAGGGATCCTCTGAGGTCTATTGCTAAAGCTTATGAGAGAACAGATGAAGCCATTCTGTCTCACAACCCTGACCTTGGTAGGGGTGGGTCCACTGCCGTTACTGCAATTTTGATCGATGGCAGACACTTGTGGGTGGCTAATGTTGGAGATTCACGAGGCGTGCTTTCCAGGAGGGGCCAGGCTATACAAATGACCGTTGATCACGAGCCCAACACTGAGCGAGGAAGCATTGAAAACAGAGGCGGATTTGTCTCGAATATGCCAGGTGAGAATTCGTACACGTGTCTCAAATTGGCAAATATCACTTGTTTGGTGTTTGTTTCGCCAAATTCATTTTCTGATGCTGCTTTTATATCCGACCAcgtgttaaaaattaaatcttgaaaTGATGACGTTATTTACGCGCGCATAAACAGGAGACGTTGCCCGAGTAGATGGTCAGTTGGCCGTATCTCGTGCTTTTGGAGACAAGAACTTGAAGACACACTTGCGATCCGACCCTGACGTCACAAATGCTGAGATAGACGCTGAAACTGATTTTCTCATTCTTGCTAGTGACGGTATATGGAAGGTTCGATTTCTTCTCTGCCTCACCTCTATGTCATCATCTGCTCACCGACGGGCTCACTAACGCCCACAAATTTCTGCCTTGCAGGTGATCTCCAATCAAGAGGCAGTCGACATCGTGAAGAAGATCAAAGATCCCCAGAAGGCAGCGAAGCAGCTAGTGAACGAGGCACTGCACAGAGAGAGCAAAGACGACATCTCCTGCATCGTTGTACGCTTTTAGCCTCGTGGTTTTTGTACATTGTGCGATACCATCCATTATCCAACAGAAAGATTCATATTCAGACGATTCTGCTGCCTAATTCGTCGCGCCCCTCCCATGTGATATCAACGTATTTGCTTGATTTCTCTTCCGTTTGTGTAgatttgttccattttttctGTTTCTGTCGCGTAATTTGCAAGAGACTACAGTATAATATtggtgtaataattgaagtagGTTTATACAGCTGCAGCCATTTCTGCTGTGGTTTGATCTCtattgatgaagatgaagacaTTTGTTTTAAGGTTTCAAATTgattgtattttttgtttgcCAGTTGTAAACTAGTGACTGAATTTGATGATAGTAAGATTTTTGGAATTCTTTATTATGAGTAGAAATACTTGCAATTTTCAAACATACTTCTTTTACAGTAGTTTTCAAAAGCATCCACGTCGTGATAAGGGTACGAAAATGATGACGAGGATGGTGACAACGACGACGACAAACTGATCAGAGCTTGAACTCTGTGTTGGCGTCGAATTCTTCGGAAGACGACAGCAGAGGATCCTGTCAAACATATCTCTATCAGAATTTAGCTAACTATCTGCAGAATAACTTTGCTTCTATACCTGCAAGATTTTGCGAGTGAAGACACGTCGGAGGCGGGCCCGGGCGCATCCTCCGCTGTGATCCTCTTTCTTGAGGGATTCGTGCA
The genomic region above belongs to Salvia hispanica cultivar TCC Black 2014 chromosome 3, UniMelb_Shisp_WGS_1.0, whole genome shotgun sequence and contains:
- the LOC125216201 gene encoding probable protein phosphatase 2C 9, producing the protein MDSLCCFKQHSGGSSTGGSGKGSGSRSHVKFGFSLEKGKANHPMEDFHVAKFEQSQGHELGLFGIFDGHMGDSVPAYLQKHLFSNIIKEEDFWRDPLRSIAKAYERTDEAILSHNPDLGRGGSTAVTAILIDGRHLWVANVGDSRGVLSRRGQAIQMTVDHEPNTERGSIENRGGFVSNMPGDVARVDGQLAVSRAFGDKNLKTHLRSDPDVTNAEIDAETDFLILASDGIWKVISNQEAVDIVKKIKDPQKAAKQLVNEALHRESKDDISCIVVRF